The Juglans microcarpa x Juglans regia isolate MS1-56 chromosome 8D, Jm3101_v1.0, whole genome shotgun sequence genomic sequence CAGGTCTCCCTTCCTTACGCCTTTGAAGTTTTCAGTTTTGAGGATAGATGCATCTCTAGTGCGCATACGCTAGTTGAGGTTTTTTCGTTTATTGGTTTGGTTATAAATAGGCTTGGCTAATAAAAAACTGTATTGTTGTTACCTCGGTATTCATCCGCCATAAgtgagttttttaataaatgggACGGGACCACTATGTGTGTGGCTACCAACTCTTTAtttaaagagagaaagagagagagagagagagagagagaagtgatcATCTCCTCTGTACGTGTGATAAATCTTCTCAAGAGAGGTGCAATTATAGAGAAGTGGGTCAAAGAAAGGAGAGAAGTGGGGAtgttcctttttgtttgtaaaaTTGTAATTGTCACTATTTACAAGGGACGTTCCTGATCAAGTAGGTCCTTAACTTGATGAATTTGGTCTAAAGGATTgagaaaatatggaaaatgTGTTCCCCAATGAAACATTTTTGTGACTTTCCATGCGCTTTAACATGATTGATTCTATCTGAAAGCAGATCGAGTACTAGAAGTTGATAATAAACCTACCAGTTTAATTTTCTGTTATTCTTGCTAATGGTAATAAACAACTATTCTTGCTAAATCCCAGTACTGATTGTAAAAGAAAGGAATTAGctaaaggagaaagaaaaataattggttGGGCAAAGAGAATCCTAATTGTGAATATAAAACATGACAGGATGGGGCATGGCAGATGTGTATACAATATTAGGGAGGCCCAATCTTCACCTTCCTATATCTTGAGATAACAAGGAAGTCcattaaaaattagaaactcAATAAGAAACTTATATTCAATGTGAGTCTctacaatataaaaaacaagTGCCTGCGtttggaaacataattgttctttgatattttcaaacttttttttttactattcaatattattctcatattattttattattatttacaaactattttgttactattcatagatattctgaaatattttaatatccaaacagaATATTGGATATAGACTAGACCAGTCattatttggttttttggttCTCCAGTCATTTTTTATGGGCTTAGTTAACTTTTCGAAAAGAGAGTTGGGGAAAACTGAGTGCTACCCAAAAGATGTTGGCAATCGTGCAGAAtgcattggcttgattttgtttgttttgggttttctcTGAGTAGTTGAAAATATAGAACCCATACTCAAAAACCAGCacaatattttgtttctaaactagATAACTGAAAAAATAGATATCTGGTTAATGGGTTGGAGTCATGATTTAGAAAGTATACATATAATGGTTAAAAAGAAGTATGAACTGCCCCAGGGGAAAAACATATAGTAGGTGAAATGACCTTTATAATGATTACAAGGAACTCCAATTGTAATCTTGATcagtcattttagagtataatGAATAAGTATGATAAATATCTATTGACTAATCATTTTTAAGTATATGCCACGTGACTTGAGCCTTTCTAGAGTCACTACAACcaaattatacatataaaatcaagtaaaatattttaggatTGCACTTGGTGCTCATCTAGCTCTGGTGTTTGCTTTCAAGTAAATACAGAGGATGAACTTGGAGACAGTTTAAAAGAGTTTTAAAGCAAGAcaaaaaagggaaacaaaaagAGAAGCATAAGCCAGCTAAAATGGGAGACTGGCTTTGTGTGACCacataaatatcaaaagaaaactcTCCTGCACAAGACAATGCAGGTGCTTGAAAAATCCGGAATTTCTTTTAGAGAATTTCCAATGAGTGAAAGCCATAATCCTCAAAttctgtaaaaagaaaaataaacgaACCACAGCCCCCAAGAAGGGCAAAGCTAAAACAGGAACAAGAAAATGGCAGAATAGTTACATTTATATAAATTCCATCCTGCTGTAAACTTAAGTTCCCTTCACTGAGGGATTTGCAGCCCCACCTTTGTATTTCCCGGCCCCCATTCACAAGCCTGATGGAATTCTAAGCACACAGATGAgtgctgaatttttttttttttacaatactaGATTGCATCTAATAGAAACTTATTGCAACATCAGTAGATAACTTCCCTCTCAGATCTAAAAACAAGGGCTTCTTTTGACATCAGCCATAGCTACTGCTACAGCATCATATTTAGTTTTTTGGGCCAATGTCCTTAAGGGCACAGATCTGCTCCTCCCCCATTGCAGACATAACGCTCAGCACCAGGTCCTTTCCTTCACCAAACCCATCTTTTATCTATACACAggaaataaaagacaaatatTAGTCTATACAGACACAAGAATAGAGAATCTATCCAAGGTCTGGACTCCTAAGCTTTTGATGAACTATCAATTTGCAAGGTTAATGAAAACCTTCTCAATGAGATAGATACCTGGCCGAGCAGATTGTCGTCAGTGGGAAGCCTCAGATCATCCTTGGTGTCTCCATTATCCATTAAAAGACTCACCTACACAACAAGAAGTCTTAATTTGGTTGACATCACTAAAATCGCTAGTACCAATTGATTGTTTGTTATCACATGACAGCATTGCCAAAAATTGGTACGTAAAGATTACtaaataaaacttacaaaacCGTCTTCAGAGATATCAATCAACTGATAATCAGTGCGAGAAACATGAGGAAcctgcaaaaagaaagaattaatgaaaatgataaacaagCAATGTACACCCGGAACAAAAGCACACTCACATggtgaaaaaaattagaaatagcTTTACATCACAGTTGTGGGATGAAGGAACAATATCCTCAAGCTTCTTCCCATTAAATATGTCAATTCCCACAAAGTGGCACTTTGCATGTCCATGCTTGCCTGTCTTTGAAGTGGAAACTTCTACAACCTGGTTTCGAAAGCCCCACCATAGAAGAACAGCTCATGAGTTGAAAAGGCAACAAAAGTATGACAGCTTAAAATACACCTACATACTCCAGCCTCTTTCGTGCACAGATAGATAAAATGTGAAAGAATAAAACATTAAAGACGCTAGACAATATACAAAAGTCATAGGTATATGAGGTACAACTATACTTGTATCTCAAATGAGTTTTACTATCAGTATTTTCAGATTcgttgttaattttttttctcaatggaTGGCAACCGAATGCTTAAATAGTTAAATGCAATGCAAAGCACCCACATTGAAGTTCTGACAAGTTAAGGCTCATTACTGCCATCCAGATTTTAGCAAAATGTTGACCGCAAAACACACTCAATGGCAATTACTTCATGTAATTTTAATGCATGTGTCTTTCGGAAAGACTCGAGCCATCAAACTTGTTCAACATGCAAAGCTCACACCttcaagactccattcacaattaCCAAATTTGATATGAAGTAGACTTAGGGATCTCCATTAAGCCTCGAATATCATCACTAACGACGCAAAGACCCATGTACAAATCTGCTCAGATACGCATTTACCAAATTTTGACATAAAAAtccataatttaataaaaagattCTGTAAACGAGCCCACATGATCACTTCATTCAAACCAAAAGCCGACAAATTTATTAACTAACCAGAAATTACATGAAATCTATTCTTAGATCAAGAGATAATCTCCACACAATTTCTCCCcgtaaaaaaaaacctaaaaagaGTACCCAACAACTGATAAAGCACTAAATATCGTTAGACTAGAACAAACCCATCAAAGATCAGGTAGAACAACACAAGCCCAGATAAGAATTCCTCAaagtaaacaaagaaaaaaaaaagaaaaatagagagaaccTTGCAAGGCCTGTTCTTGATGACGATATAGCCATTCTTACGAATGGTACCAGCTTGCTGGGGGTAGGTCTTTGACGCTCCTGCGTCGCCCTTAGACTCAAAATGGTGCTCTTCCGAGTCCGACATTTTTCcgaaccctctctctctctctctctttgcccTGTTCTTTACGAGAATCGGGAGGATGACTTTAGGAAGAGGCCGGTTCTCTATACAAGGACTGTGAGGTCCAGATTCATATTCTTAACCCCGGTTAACTTAGGATGAGATCCTGGCCATTGAATTATTGGGCTATAGAGTTTAGCTCTAGCCTAGGAGAATCAATAGATCCTCTCGATCCTGCAAAATTTGCACGTGTATGGATTGGCGGAGCACGgacctttttctttcttttattatttttttttttttttaagcatgagatattaaaaaatgagcCTAACTAGTTATAAACGGTTTTGACGAACCTAATgatattgatatgatttttttattaaaataaaaattaagagaagaagaagattttttATCGGATGAAAATCATTCATATCTACAATTCGTACCATTTTATTAAACGGATACTTTATA encodes the following:
- the LOC121243687 gene encoding eukaryotic translation initiation factor 5A-like; translated protein: MSDSEEHHFESKGDAGASKTYPQQAGTIRKNGYIVIKNRPCKVVEVSTSKTGKHGHAKCHFVGIDIFNGKKLEDIVPSSHNCDVPHVSRTDYQLIDISEDGFVSLLMDNGDTKDDLRLPTDDNLLGQIKDGFGEGKDLVLSVMSAMGEEQICALKDIGPKN